One part of the Clostridium thermosuccinogenes genome encodes these proteins:
- a CDS encoding response regulator transcription factor: protein MSSVDVSSKGTDKKIRLLLVEDDKTIALGLEYSLAQEGFEVTICYDMASALEKISVTDFDFALLDIALPDGNGFDICRKLKMKGDTPVIFLTARDDEGSVVMGLDIGADDYITKPFRIRELQSRIRSVLRRTHKSAEDGTVLHYGNVTVNIAEGKVRKNGNDVFLTALEYRLLLILINNEGRIVTRNQLIESIWDVSGDFVNDNTLTVYIKRLREKIEDDPQNPTIIKTVRGLGYQI from the coding sequence GATAAAACAATAGCCCTTGGCCTTGAATATTCGTTGGCTCAGGAGGGCTTTGAGGTTACTATATGCTATGATATGGCATCTGCCCTGGAGAAAATATCTGTTACGGATTTTGATTTTGCACTTTTGGATATAGCGCTTCCTGATGGAAATGGCTTTGATATATGCAGAAAGTTAAAGATGAAGGGGGACACTCCTGTAATATTCCTGACTGCCAGGGATGATGAGGGCAGTGTGGTCATGGGCTTGGACATAGGGGCAGACGACTACATCACAAAGCCTTTCAGGATAAGGGAACTTCAGTCCCGAATCCGCAGCGTCCTCAGAAGAACTCATAAATCTGCCGAGGATGGCACGGTTCTGCATTATGGAAATGTAACTGTAAATATTGCTGAGGGGAAAGTCAGGAAAAACGGAAACGATGTATTTTTGACGGCGCTGGAATACCGCCTTTTGCTCATCCTGATCAACAATGAAGGACGCATAGTGACCCGAAACCAGCTCATCGAAAGCATATGGGATGTTTCGGGGGATTTTGTGAATGACAATACCCTCACTGTATATATAAAAAGGTTGAGGGAGAAAATAGAGGACGATCCCCAGAACCCTACCATCATAAAAACCGTGAGAGGACTGGGATATCAGATATAG